In Rhodococcus pseudokoreensis, the DNA window TTCGACGGCACCTGGCTGAAGACGACGATCACGGCTCGCTGAGCGCGACGGTCAGGATTCCGCGAGCACCGACAGCACGTTGCCTGCCGGGTCGGTGAACCACGCGATGTCCGGCCCGTTGCCGCGCATGATTCCCTTGTCGTCCTGCTCGAAACCGTCGTATCGCAGGAACCGGATCCCGCGTTCGGTGAGCGCGTCGACGGCCTTCTCGACGTCGTCGACCGCAAAGTTGAGGATCGTGAACGTCGCAGGCGTGTGGTCGGGTTTCGGGTAGATCAGCACCACGGGACCCTTGGGGAGATGCAGGCCCAGCAGGCCCATCTCCTCCTCGGTGACCTCGAGCCCCAGGGTGTCGGTGTAGAAGGACTTGGCCGCGGCGATGTCGTCGACGGCGAATCCGCTGAATGCTCTCGCGTTGTTCAACATGGCTCTGTTTCTTTCCTGCCGGTGGGTGGGTCAGGACATCTCGGCCCGCGCCTGCGCGCTGAGCTGGATTACCTGAACGTAGTTGCCGTCGGGGTCGACGGCGGTGCCGAACCAGCTGCCGTCACGATCCTCGAGCGGGGACAGCCACGCGGCCCCGAGGTCGTCGAGGCGGCCGGCCGCGGCGCTGGCGTCGGCGACCTCGAAATTGAGGAGGACACGCCCGGGTTCGGGATTCGTGTCGCCGACGTCGTCGCGCCGGTCGAGCATGATGTAGAAACCGTCGAAATCGAGGACGTCGTAGCCCGGTTCGCCGGGCGTGCGGTCGACCTTCGGCGAGAACGCGGCCGTGTACCAGTCCCGCAATCGTTCGGGGTGTGTGCTGGCGAGCAGGATGCTTCCGATCGTGGCGTCGGCCATGATTTCCTCCCGGTGGGGTTCGGTTTCGGTGGTCCTATAGGTATCGACTCGGCCGCCCGGCGAAATTCATCGCCGCCGGTTTTCCGGGGGCCGAAAGCTGCCCCGGTTCCCCGGAATATCGGTAGTGTGATTCAGGTCACGGCTACATCCGGCTGGGTTGGGAGGGGTCACATGTCGACCTCCGAAATGCTCGAATTGAATCGCACCATCGACCGCCTTCGGCGCGCTGTCGGTTCGTTGCGAACGATGTACGGCGACGCAGCATCCGTGCGGCGACTGAGCAATGATCTGGAGCGCCTCGAGATCGACGCGCGAGATCTCGACGCCTCGCCACCGAACGTCGTCCACCGCGAACCGGTGGAGCGAATCAAGGTGTCGGACACCCCGTACGACGCGTCGATGTGGCTCGGTATCGATGACGAGGGGCTGGGCGGGCTCCACTACGAGCGCGGATGAGCGCGCCGCCGAAGAATTCCGATAGTGCCGGTGTGGGGGCGCCGACGCGTGCCCGGATCGCGGAACGCACGCTCCGCACCGACCGGTGGTGGCTGGCGCCGCTGCTGACGGTGCTCGGCCTGTCCGTCTTCGTGGTGTACGCATCGGTCCGGTCGTGGGTCCGCACCGCGTACTTCGTCGAGGAGTACCACTACCTGACCCCGTTCTACTCGCCGTGCCTGAGCGATTCGTGCGTGCCCGGTTCGAGCGACTTCGGGACACCCATCGGCGAGTTGCCGATGATCATCCCCCTCGGATTCCTGGTGCTGCCGTTCCTGCTCGGCTTCCGCCTCACGTGCTACTACTACCGCAAGGCCTACTACCGGTCGGTGTGGTTCTCGCCGCCCGCGTGCGCGGTCGCGGAACCGCACGGCAAGTACACGGGGGAGACGCGGCTGCCGCTGATCGTCCAGAACGCGCACCGCTACTTCTTCTACGTCGCGCTCGTCGTGTCGCTGATCAACACGTACGACGCGATCCGCGCGTTCCACGGCGCCGACGGCGGGTTCGGGATCGGGCTCGGCACCCTCGTCATGGTCGGCAACGTGATCCTGCTCTGGGCGTACACCGTGTCCTGCCATTCCTGCAGGCACGTCACGGGCGGCAGGCTCACCCACTTCTCCCGGCACCCGATCCGATACCGGCTCTGGACCGGGGTCAGCAAACTGAATACTCGGCACATGCAGCTCGCCTGGACCACGCTCGCCACACTGATCGTCACCGACTTCTACGTGATGCTCGTGGCCAGCGGCACCATCTCCGACCTGCGCCTGATCAACTGACTTCACCGAAGAGGGAGTGGAATGACGGAAGTCGAACGGCACCAGTACGACGTCGTGGTCATCGGTGCCGGGGGCGCCGGACTGCGAGCCGTCATCGAGGCCCGGGAGCAGGGCCTGTCCGTGGCCGTCGTCTGCAAGTCGCTGTTCGGCAAGGCGCACACCGTCATGGCGGAGGGCGGTTGCGCCGCCGCGATGGGAAACGCCAACGAGAAGGACACGTGGCAGACCCATTTCCAGGACACGATGCGCGGCGGCAAGTTCCTCAACAACTGGCGGATGGCCGAACTGCACGCCCGGGAGGCCCCCGACCGGGTGTGGGAACTCGAAACGTACGGCGCCCTGTTCGACCGGACCCCCGACGGCCGGATCAGTCAGCGAAACTTCGGCGGTCACACCTATCCGCGGCTCGCGCACGTCGGTGACCGCACCGGGCTCGAACTGATCCGCACCATGCAGCAGAAGATCGTGTCGCTGCAGCAGGAAGACTTCGCCGCCACCGGCGACTACGAGGCCCGCATCAAGATCTTCGCGGAGTGCACCGTCTCCGAACTCACCAAGGACGGCGACCGGATCTCGGGCGCCTTCGGATATTGGCGCGAGAGTGGACGTTTCGTGCTGTTCGAGGCGCCCGCCGTGGTGATGGCCACGGGCGGAATCGGCAAATCGTTCAAGGTGACGTCGAACTCGTGGGAGTACACCGGCGACGGGCACGCCCTCGCCCTGCGCGCGGGCGCCAACCTCATCAACATGGAATTCGTGCAGTTCCACCCCACCGGCATGGTGTGGCCGCCCAGCGTCAAGGGGATCCTCGTGACCGAGGGTGTCCGCGGCGACGGCGGGGTACTGAAGAACTCCGAGGGCGAGCGGTTCATGTTCTCGTACATCCCGCCCGTCTTCAAAGGGCAGTACGCGGAGACCGAGGAAGAGGCCGACGGCTGGTACAAGGATTCCGACAACAACCGCCGCACACCGGATCTGCTGCCCCGCGACGAGGTGGCCCGCGCCATCAACTCCGAGGTCAAGGCGGGACGGCAGACCCCGCACGGCGGCGTGTACCTCGACATCGCCTCGCGGATGCCCGCCGACGAGATCGTCCGGCGCCTGCCGTCGATGTACCACCAGTTCAAGGAACTCGCGGACGTCGACATCACGAAGGA includes these proteins:
- a CDS encoding VOC family protein, with protein sequence MADATIGSILLASTHPERLRDWYTAAFSPKVDRTPGEPGYDVLDFDGFYIMLDRRDDVGDTNPEPGRVLLNFEVADASAAAGRLDDLGAAWLSPLEDRDGSWFGTAVDPDGNYVQVIQLSAQARAEMS
- a CDS encoding VOC family protein codes for the protein MLNNARAFSGFAVDDIAAAKSFYTDTLGLEVTEEEMGLLGLHLPKGPVVLIYPKPDHTPATFTILNFAVDDVEKAVDALTERGIRFLRYDGFEQDDKGIMRGNGPDIAWFTDPAGNVLSVLAES
- a CDS encoding fumarate reductase/succinate dehydrogenase flavoprotein subunit, with the translated sequence MTEVERHQYDVVVIGAGGAGLRAVIEAREQGLSVAVVCKSLFGKAHTVMAEGGCAAAMGNANEKDTWQTHFQDTMRGGKFLNNWRMAELHAREAPDRVWELETYGALFDRTPDGRISQRNFGGHTYPRLAHVGDRTGLELIRTMQQKIVSLQQEDFAATGDYEARIKIFAECTVSELTKDGDRISGAFGYWRESGRFVLFEAPAVVMATGGIGKSFKVTSNSWEYTGDGHALALRAGANLINMEFVQFHPTGMVWPPSVKGILVTEGVRGDGGVLKNSEGERFMFSYIPPVFKGQYAETEEEADGWYKDSDNNRRTPDLLPRDEVARAINSEVKAGRQTPHGGVYLDIASRMPADEIVRRLPSMYHQFKELADVDITKEQMEVGPTCHYVMGGIEVDPDTGSSSVAGLFAAGECSGGMHGSNRLGGNSLSDLLVFGRRAGLGAAEYVKSLQERPVVSADAVDAAARMLLSPFDPAVGEGGTTENPYTLHTELQQTMNDLVGIIRKEDEIARALEKLTEIKGRIGGVEVEGHRQFNPGWHLAVDLRNMVLVSECVAQAALLRTESRGGHTRDDHPNMEADWRNTLLVCSVVGDMSTHPDSVVPDVTVTREPQLPMRPELLELFDIDELAKYYTDAELAEHPGRKA